A stretch of the Lineus longissimus chromosome 12, tnLinLong1.2, whole genome shotgun sequence genome encodes the following:
- the LOC135496488 gene encoding uncharacterized protein LOC135496488, with translation MVQPTTLKKKHSLVGKSLLPLFARFNGSPDEPRELARMGKDQPLENLDSDGIATAFKKLTGENIGDVLAALGKQSGAGVALLHHAIVLANEIGQPVGQPLRDPPITPPGVSDDVSEPPRKVQRIACQATVADPVQKAKAKGMDILGYEIQDWEFQIPFDPQRAVASKHLSPLWTTLDGREPRLSTHQCPDFESVINDGVCFDLNELPLRNPDHFVAGQVHQNLDQWREVIGHVSDTCPVSSQVLSWLTDGVNVDDFFRPFKGNFKGESFDSDTPPSRYYPNSNSCQQFGEFIASELQQRVKTGAMELVGRVGECQLPSIIMPLTVEPTKPRLCIDNRYLNLWIKDSPFQLETLKHVYRLVDENARMVSTDEKSGYDHVLLSPSSSSYFGVQFGGWVFRCRSLPFGWKSSAYIYQMVGMFATTYLRTFGIRNAQYIDDRLAVEAVFSTSNVKHLPIEVIAYALLQLLTRLGYTFAIHKCKLDFGTYLKYLGFMVDSARLAYILPDYKKVSFGALRDYILSCQQINIKTLQRFSGKCVSMLLAVPAAALYTREVNAAISMGLKNSRDVQVSGKLRAEIEHWRFLDSWGGCLKWRRESHKQIVLATDASLFKYGAVVTEGEHAGLSFSDFWDKDDKRPIILKEADALLKSLQSMQPDLVGKRVDILTDNKPLIFAWKNQGSKSSPLNDLLKLIFQFVFQNSIDLRLFYVPSKLNPADAPSRSLSSDDITLADEVWTIVQKAFGPHSVDLMALDSNAMLDNNRLSLRHFTPSPSPFSSGINVFAQNVAKEGNPYVFPPDNLVLSLLSFLAQQTVSALTMIVLLTPEASIALPILRAYSISKICLGQKGQKRVIKIPSKLGYKLDGDGLKYPLIAYRLSFKKGN, from the exons ATGGTTCAGCCGACTACCCTAAAGAAAAAGCATTCCCTGGTGGGGAAAAGTTTGCTGCCGCTGTTCGCACGGTTCAATGGTAGCCCTGATGAGCCCAGAGAGTTGGCTAGGATGGGCAAGGATCAACCTTTGGAGAATCTGGATTCCGATGGTATCGCCACAGCCTTCAAGAAACTCACCGGAGAAAACATCGGAGACGTCCTTGCCGCCCTCGGCAAACAAAGTGGAGCTGGAGTGGCTTTATTGCACCATGCAATTGTGCTAGCGAACGAAATCGGCCAGCCAGTAGGGCAGCCCCTTAGG GACCCGCCCATCACTCCACCGGGTGTTTCGGATGATGTAAGTGAGCCACCGAGGAAGGTGCAGAGGATAGCGTGCCAGGCGACCGTAGCTGATCCAGTGCAGAAGGCAAAGGCGAAG GGTATGGACATTTTGGGTTACGAAATCCAGGATTGGGAATTCCAGATTCCGTTTGATCCGCAGAGAGCAGTAGCATCCAAGCATCTGTCGCCGCTGTGGACAACTCTGGATGGGCGTGAACCTCGGCTTTCCACCCACCAATGCCCGGATTTTGAAAGCGTTATAAATGACGGtgtatgttttgatttgaacgaGCTGCCACTACGAAACCCTGATCATTTTGTAGCAGGTCAAGTTCATCAAAATTTAGATCAATGGCGGGAAGTCATTGGCCATGTTTCTGATACTTGTCCTGTTTCTAGCCAAGTATTATCATGGCTAACAGACGGTGTTAATGTGGATGATTTTTTCAGGCCATTTAAGGGCAACTTTAAAGGTGAATCGTTTGACTCGGATACCCCGCCTTCTCGATACTACCCGAATTCCAACAGTTGTCAGCAGTTTGGGGAGTTTATAGCCTCGGAGCTTCAGCAGCGTGTTAAAACGGGGGCAATGGAATTAGTTGGTCGGGTGGGCGAGTGTCAATTACCATCCATCATCATGCCGCTTACTGTCGAGCCTACAAAACCACGGCTTTGCATAGACAACCGATACTTAAATTTATGGATTAAGGATTCTCCGTTTCAATTGGAAACGCTTAAACATGTTTATAGGCTAGTTGATGAAAATGCGAGAATGGTCTCAACGGATGAGAAATCCGGGTATGATCATGTTCTCCTGTCCCCTTCCAGTTCATCTTACTTTGGCGTACAGTTTGGGGGTTGGGTTTTCCGCTGTAGATCTTTGCCGTTCGGGTGGAAGTCTTCCGCTTATATCTATCAAATGGTTGGGATGTTTGCAACAACGTATTTGCGCACATTTGGCATTCGCAATGCTCAGTATATCGATGATAGATTAGCCGTAGAGGCAGTGTTCTCTACTTCTAACGTAAAGCATCTTCCAATAGAGGTAATTGCTTATGCTTTGTTGCAGCTATTAACGAGATTGGGTTACACATTTGCAATTCACAAGTGTAAGCTCGACTTTGGGACGTATCTCAAATATTTGGGGTTTATGGTTGATTCAGCTAGATTAGCTTATATTCTCCCGGACTATAAGAAAGTTAGCTTTGGGGCTTTGCGTGATTATATCCTGTCGTGCCAGCAGATCAATATCAAAACGTTGCAAagattttcaggcaaatgtgtGTCAATGTTGTTGGCAGTTCCAGCAGCTGCTCTCTACACTAGAGAAGTAAATGCGGCAATATCAATGGGCCTAAAAAATAGTAGGGATGTTCAAGTTTCTGGCAAGTTACGCGCTGAAATAGAACATTGGAGATTTTTAGATTCGTGGGGTGGTTGTTTGAAGTGGCGTCGGGAGTCACATAAGCAGATTGTTCTCGCAACAGATGCATCGCTTTTCAAATACGGGGCGGTGGTCACAGAGGGTGAGCATGCGGGTTTGAGCTTTTCTGATTTCTGGGACAAGGATGATAAGCGGCCAATAATTTTAAAAGAAGCTGATGCTTTGTTAAAATCGTTGCAATCCATGCAGCCTGATTTGGTTGGCAAAAGAGTGGATATCTTGACGGATAATAAGCCGCTCATCTTTGCATGGAAAAACCAAGGTTCAAAATCTTCTCCTTTGAATGATTTGTTGAAGCTCATATTTCAATTCGTCTTTCAAAATAGTATAGATTTGAGGCTTTTCTATGTGCCATCTAAGCTCAACCCTGCAGATGCTCCATCTAGATCACTAAGTTCCGATGACATTACGCTCGCAGACGAGGTTTGGACCATTGTCCAAAAGGCATTTGGCCCGCACTCTGTTGATCTCATGGCGCTGGATTCCAACGCCATGTTGGATAATAATCGGTTGTCTCTGCGACATTTTACTCCTTCACCTTCGCCATTTTCATCTGGCATCAATGTTTTTGCTCAGAATGTGGCAAAGGAGGGCAACCCGTACGTTTTTCCACCAGATAATCTTGTATTATCTCTTTTGTCGTTCTTAGCTCAGCAAACAGTGTCTGCTTTGACTATGATTGTTTTGTTAACGCCGGAGGCTTCCATTGCTTTGCCAATCCTCCGTGCATACTCTATCTCTAAGATATGCTTGGGTCAAAAAGGTCAAAAAAGAGTTATTAAGATTCCTTCAAAGCTGGGATATAAGCTTGATGGTGATGGTTTAAAATACCCTTTAATTGCCTATAGGCTTTCTTTTAAAAAGGGTAATTAA
- the LOC135496489 gene encoding piggyBac transposable element-derived protein 4-like, with the protein MRPITDMFLQKFRDAVSPTREISLDEGTCAFKGRVSFRVYNKDKPEKWGIKLYEVCESKGGYCFEFEVFTGRENQQTQDITYHTVMRLCDPYLDKGHILYMDRYYSSPKLYDELWNRGTVATGTVMANRKGLSPHVKDKLRNKGDIVAWREGSLLCLKWKDRKDVLILSTQHNNATQQVMVRAQGGRRPKQKPVAIQNYNDFMSGVDLSDQMMQYYAFKRKTLKWWKKLFFHMIYLALVNARCIYNKLLAAKGDGKVALKPFLEDVCEQLVESAGVDRDDDDIDDGDAARLVARHFPSQIPPQTRSKSPPGNAKSVLLKPNIREE; encoded by the coding sequence ATGAGGCCAATAACTGATATGTTTCTGCAGAAATTCAGGGATGCTGTGTCTCCAACCCGAGAGATCAGCCTAGATGAAGGAACATGTGCATTCAAGGGCAGAGTGTCATTTCGTGTTTACAATAAAGATAAGCCAGAGAAATGGGGGATAAAACTCTATGAAGTCTGTGAATCCAAAGGTGGTTATTGCTTCGAATTTGAGGTGTTCACCGGACGAGAAAACCAGCAGACCCAGGATATTACTTACCATACAGTGATGCGTCTCTGTGATCCCTATCTGGACAAAGGGCATATTTTGTACATGGACAGATACTACAGCAGTCCAAAGCTATATGATGAACTGTGGAATAGGGGAACTGTTGCCACTGGGACTGTGATGGCCAACAGAAAGGGACTTTCACCTCATGTGAAGGACAAACTGAGGAACAAGGGAGATATCGTTGCTTGGCGCGAGGGCTCTCTACTTTGTCTGAAGTGGAAGGACCGGAAAGATGTGTTGATTCTCTCAACACAGCACAACAATGCCACCCAGCAGGTCATGGTAAGAGCTCAAGGGGGTAGAAGACCCAAACAGAAGCCAGTTGCCATTCAAAACTACAACGACTTCATGTCAGGAGTAGATCTTAGCGACCAGATGATGCAGTACTATGCATTCAAAAGAAAAACTCTAAAGTGGTGGAAGAAATTATTCTTCCATATGATATACCTTGCTCTTGTCAATGCAAGATGCATCTACAACAAACTGCTTGCTGCAAAGGGAGATGGCAAGGTGGCTTTGAAACCTTTTCTTGAGGATGTCTGTGAGCAACTTGTAGAATCTGCTGGTGTCGACcgggatgatgatgacattgatgacgGGGACGCCGCGAGACTCGTTGCTCGTCATTTCCCATCCCAAATCCCCCCACAGACAAGAAGCAAAAGCCCACCAGGCAATGCAAAGTCTGTTTTGCTCAAGCCCAACATCAGAGAAGAGTAG